The window CCACATTCCACTGCTTCCATTTGCAGTACTGTTGGGGTTTTCGCTCGAACCGGCTGACCCTTCTTTAAGGTGTTGTGAAAAGAGGCTAATGGTTGAATCAACATGACTTGAGCAACCTCAATAAATACAGCTTATGCCAGATCTGATCACGGATGACCCGCTAATTTGCAAGTTACAAATTCGTAATTTACAAAAATGGCAGGACGAAACGGATTGGAGCTTTTTCTTCAAGGGTAATGCGAACGGTGGTAGGGGTTCCTGGGGCAATATTCAAGTCTGCCCCCGATTTGGAAGACCATCGATAACGGCTGGGATTGGTTGGATCATGCTCTAATTCAATGACGACTTCTACAGGTTCGTTTGCGAGCGATGCTGCATTTGAGAGCATTGTCTGACGAGCAGTATCCAGCGTTGTAATCGAAGGAGAGGCGATCGATTTTACCCGCCCCAAAATCCCTCCTGATTGTTCGGAACCTGCAGCATCTGGAATCATCATGATTGACATTCCTGGTTGAATTCGATCGCCCTCTCGCCGATCAAAAAAGGCTATCCCAATCAACTGATCGGATGAATTCGTCGGACGAACTAACAACCCATCACTGGTTGCGGTCACGGGAATGCGTCCAAAAATGCTCCAGATCAAAGACAGGATCATTAAAACGCTTAATGCGGTGAGCGGCAGCCAACTTCGGGGTCCAACCACCTGCATCAGCTGATCCAATTGCTCTGGAGAGGACAACCGCTCTAGGGACTCTTTCCGGAAAATACTTGTTTTAGAATCATCAGCCATAGAATCACCAGCAATACCAATAAAATGTAATTAACCAAAAATGTAATTAACCAAGTAACTTTTGAGTCACTTTGCGTGATTGATTAACGTTTTCAATAAGCTATATGAGGCTGTAACCAATCCCTAGGCGTTTAAGCATCCAATTGAATCGGTGTGCGCCTTGAGACATTTGTTGAAGTGCATCAAGATCGAGTTCATCACCATATTCCTTTCCTTCATCCATGCCTTCCTGCTGATCGTATGCCTGCCGATCGCACCCTAAGCGCTCCATCACAATGTATAAAAGCTCAGAAACTTGCATAGCAATGACTCGATAAAATCGAGAGGCAAATCCGAGATCCTGATGAAGTTTAATGACTAAGTGCGATCGGGGCACCGCAAATACTAACGATTCATGAATCGCTCTAACAGTTATTGGTTGACGGGAATCTAAAAAGGCAAAAATTCCTGGCATCTCGCCTTTTGAGATATTAGCAAACACTCTTTGGGTGCGGGTTTTTTTCTCTAGCCCTAAAAAGCAGAGAGATAACGGATCGTAGTTGCCTTCTGGAGCAGAGACAGATAGCAATCCATCTAGGATAATGTAGAGCGCATCAACAGGTCTGCCTGCATGCAGCAAAATTTCGTCAGGAGCGAACTTCTTGACTTGACCCGCAGAAACCAACCAGTCAATATCGCTATCCTGCATCTCGCCAAAGATAAAAACTGCTTCTTTCCCAGGCTGATCTGCACTAAACCGAAGCCGCTCTGGCATTTCCAGCATTTGTCGAATTCGTTCAGAAAGGATCAGGGCGATCGCCCGATGCAGATGGGCTGAAAAGTAAATATCTTGTTGTAATTTTTCGGCAAGCTGCTGTCGAGGAATTGCCAAAACTGTAGAGTTTTGTGTCGCTTTGACGGCGGCGATCGCTGGATGATTTTCTAATAGGGTTGGCAAACCAACCATGTCACCCCGCCGAATCTGAGTGATTTCTTGAGCTTCCCCTTCATCCTGCTGAATCACACTGAGTAACCCATTTAATAATAGATACACAAAATTAGGTCGATCGCCAGGACGAATGATCAAGGTTCCTGCTGCAATTTGTTGCTGTTGACCTGCAGTAACGAGCCAGTCAATATCAGCATTCGTTAATTCTTGAAGTAAGATTTCTGCCATTCAAGTTACCGTTTATCGTTGTAAGGTTCTTCCGTTCAGTCCTTAAATTCTGTATCTTAGAGCGAAAAATAACACAGATTCAGAGAATCAGGGTGAAGCTGATTGGATAAAAGCTTTTTGAGCGGCTACGTATGGCTTACGAAAGATTATACGTCGTCTATTGCGTAATCCTGTTCTTCAACTATCTTATTTAAACTAATTCTTAACTTGTCTATCTTGCCTTTCAATTCTGGCTGAAAACCGATAGAGAGCTGAATTACTTCCCCTTTACAGCCTACGCCAAGTCGGTGAATTTCAGTAGGCACAAGCATATGCTTTGCATTAGCAATCTAAATTCTTAGGTCTTTCTCAGCTTTTTCTAACTTTCTTTTAATGTATCTATCTTCACAACGAGTTTCTATCTTGTTATGTTATTGTTGTAAGCAAGTAACGAAGTCCGAGCTAGATATCTACAAGTCATCTTTTTGAAGAGCCAAATATCAAGGTTGGCTCTATTCAGACGGCTTGGAATAAGGTGCTCTGGTAATCGATTCAATCTGTTAGAAATTTTAGGAGAAGTCACAATGAGTGAACAGCCCTCAGTCAAAGACGAAGCCCAGCTTTCTGATGAGGAACTTAATGGCGTATCTGGTGGTATTAATGAGCGCTTTAAGGAAGCTCATGATGCACAACTCAACAAATCTTCTGAGGATGGAGAGCTTTCTGATAAGCAGCTAGAAACTGTTGAAGGGGGAGTCTCTTCTCGCTTCGAGGAAGCCCATCAAGAACAACTAGATAAGTAGTCTAGTGCTCTGGTCCAAAAGACCTGTATTCTATGTCTCCTACATTTACTAAGTGGGAGGCATTTCTTGCTTGGCACAAACCTGATTTAGCAGTGCCTAAACTCCTCTAACGACACTTCAATCAGTGTCTAATTTGTTCTGTCCTAAAGTCTGATATTTAAGTAAGCAGATGGGCGCAATAAACTAATCGGATCCGGCTGGTTATTGATCATTCGTTGTTCACAAATGATAAAGAAAAAACGATCGAGAATAAATGACGATGACAGCCTCATCCAACCTCTTTTTCCATCAACCTACTGAGCCAACCAAGCTACTTCGTGAACCAGGTCATACCTTCGTGAGCGATCGCTGCCGGAACAGTATGAGGACCATCAAATTCCTGATAAAGCACGTCATATCCGGCGCGCTTTAGTTGTGGCACAATACGACGACTGCACCGATCAATTGGTAAGACCCTGTCTTTCTGACCATGAGAAATGAAAATACGGGGTTCACCGACCTGAGCTGCGGGTGCCATAAATCCAGGTGAGAAAGCAAGAATATGTCCAAACAAATCACCATTGGTAATGCCAACCGAAAGAGCATACGATGCTCCATCTGAAAAGCCACCGATCGCGACCTGATTGGGATCGATCGCATACTGAGTAAAAGTCTGTGCTAATGCCTGATCAACAAAGGCAATATCAGGACCATAGCGACCAACAATCACATCCCAGGTTCTGTCGCGAGAGTCTACAGCTAACACAATTGTCTTGAAATCATCCGCCAGTTGCCGGACAATTCTTAGCCCACCCTCAGCGTCACCACCAGCACCATGCAGCATCACCAATAGCGGCACAGGTTGATTTGCTCGATAAGATGTAGGGACATAGAGCAACCCATCGCGTTGACCAGCTAGATTGAGGGGATGAAGCCCAGGAGATCCGGATTCGCTCGGTTGCAGTGGACGAGCTTGTAGTCGTCCTGTTGCGGCTGAACTTGCTTGCTGCATTGCCATGATTGGTGAGTTCTGCTTGACACAACGAATAACTGGAGAGGCTGCGATCGGGAAGACAAATCCTACTCCAAGATGGAGAAAGTACCGCCTGGTCCAAGAGCCTTTCTGGAGGTGCATATAAATCGTTTAGACTGTCGTACAAATATCTTAAAAGCTATACTCAAGCTAAAATATCAAACTGCGAAATTCATTGTTCTTTAGAAGGATTCAAAGGTGCACAATATTGCTCTTTGAGAGTATTTCAATACTTCTTTAGTCTGTTTGAAATAAAATTACTCTGTTTGTTACTAAAAGTTTCAAATTTGAGATTTGTATAATCTAGCAATCTTAATATTTGGAAAATATTTGGCAGAATTATTGAGTACAAAAAGTAAGCTGTAAACTCACTAACGGCTCTGCTAAAAGCTTCTAGCTTCCAATAGATCTGAGTTGCTGCTAACTGCTAAAGAGCGAGGTTATAGACCAGAGGGAAAGGTTTCTGGAACTTCTACGCTCTCATGTTCATTTGGACGATCGAGCGGTTCTACTGCGCTGGTCTGATCAATATGAATTACAGCATCAAATTGAGCTGGAAGTTGAGCCTGAAAGTAATGGCTTCTCCGCTCAGTTCGGGGTAGATAAATTACGCCGATCGCCCGTTCTAGTCGCGGTTCTTGTAGCCCTGTCGTGGCTGAATTTTTTTGGCGTAGATCGAGCCAGAATTGGGGTAAGCCAACCTGATGAAAGATTGCTTCATAACTGTCGGGTAAAGCCGGACGAACCTGCTGCAATTTCGGTGGATCGCCCCAGTGCGAAGCAGCCGCTACTGTCCCGCTATAGGTGGTGAAACCAATCAAAACGGCATCTTGCCCGTAGCGTTCTCGCACCAGTTGC of the Trichocoleus sp. genome contains:
- a CDS encoding cyclic nucleotide-binding domain-containing protein, whose amino-acid sequence is MAEILLQELTNADIDWLVTAGQQQQIAAGTLIIRPGDRPNFVYLLLNGLLSVIQQDEGEAQEITQIRRGDMVGLPTLLENHPAIAAVKATQNSTVLAIPRQQLAEKLQQDIYFSAHLHRAIALILSERIRQMLEMPERLRFSADQPGKEAVFIFGEMQDSDIDWLVSAGQVKKFAPDEILLHAGRPVDALYIILDGLLSVSAPEGNYDPLSLCFLGLEKKTRTQRVFANISKGEMPGIFAFLDSRQPITVRAIHESLVFAVPRSHLVIKLHQDLGFASRFYRVIAMQVSELLYIVMERLGCDRQAYDQQEGMDEGKEYGDELDLDALQQMSQGAHRFNWMLKRLGIGYSLI
- a CDS encoding alpha/beta hydrolase-fold protein, whose product is MAMQQASSAATGRLQARPLQPSESGSPGLHPLNLAGQRDGLLYVPTSYRANQPVPLLVMLHGAGGDAEGGLRIVRQLADDFKTIVLAVDSRDRTWDVIVGRYGPDIAFVDQALAQTFTQYAIDPNQVAIGGFSDGASYALSVGITNGDLFGHILAFSPGFMAPAAQVGEPRIFISHGQKDRVLPIDRCSRRIVPQLKRAGYDVLYQEFDGPHTVPAAIAHEGMTWFTK